The nucleotide window cttttgaccccctaacataagggaaatatgctttttgacccctcatctttacaaaaagttgcgattatggccccttttttaggacacgtggcgtcttctcaacaattttgggatgaagggggccaaaattgccatttttttaaatagggggccaaaatcgcaacattttaaaacatagggggacgaaaagtgcactttagccttaTAATTATCTCATTTTTTCAAGTAAGTACAATATTATTATCATCTTTTCAAGTGATAagagaaagtgtaaaaaaaaaaaaaattgataagagAAAGATAATGTTAAATTACTAGTCTTACATTGATTCTCTCAAAAAttgttctctaaaaaaaaagtaattccAGTATTATTATCATCTAAACGTGTTTAACGGCGCATTTTGTTGTCGATTTGTGTTTTCACttatatgtaatttttatatatatatacttcccTTCCAAAAATTATTCACATAGAAAACAAAAGAAGCAGCACTACAAATACAGCAAAGACTTTGGAATGCTGTCAAGTAAACATGATTTGCGTGTAAGGTCGGGATCCACCATGAAGACAATGACAATTTCAAAAAAGCAGATTTACAAACTTTATTAAAGTATCTTTCTAAATAAATGTATTAAACTTACAAACCATAAggagaaaaaggaaagagagtGAAGATAACGCTAAAGACTTTGAGAgtctttcataaaaaacaaaataaggtGACTTGGAAATTTCTTAGtcttttttcttaatcaaacaatcctttttatttttatttttttatgttcaaGACAAATGCTAATTATTAATTATCTTTTGACAAGATGTTAGTAATTATTGTTAAATTTATAATGAgttgtgatatttgtacaaccatatCTAACAATTTTAATGACAACTTTTATTTACTCTCTTTCTATTGgttcaaaacaatagagagagaaaaaggaatagagagattaagaatataatgtgagtatgagagagaaagttgttaaaaagttgtcaaaaagtggaTGTAgatatatcatttctcatctATGATAAACCGTAGTCAAGAAACATTGATAGGAGTATACTCTATACACCTTCGTctcaaatagaaacaaaaattggTCAAACTacaaagttgatatatttgattCCAATCTTACACTAAATACATCAATTCTTTTATCAACTTTTTTCGTATATTTAAGATTTGGGAAAATATTACATCCAGTGACGTTGCAAGGACCCTAGGGCAGGAGTTCAAAGGCGGATCAATAGTTCAAGGCGGATCGAACAAAGCTCTTCATACAATGTTAACAATATAGATACaaaatagagaaagagaataaaaacaacaaatacgGCTAGAGTTTCATAAAATATCAATAGTTTAACATTACAAAAGGTTATAAGAGAATATACAATAAAACTTAATGCACTTTAACTTACTAATATATTGGCTCAATAACTGAAGCCCAATAGTTTATTATCTAACAATCATAAAAGTCTCTTGTTCAATTCTCTCTGATGCATTATCAATGTCTCATGTTCTATTCTTCTCTCTGATGCAATTTAGGTAGGCTAGTcttgattcttaaaaaaaaaatcataccctCATTCTTAATTATATTCAcatattaggaaaaaaaatcccaaaatatAAACTATCTTTTAATTTCCTAAAggaattaatatatttttttctagcataaatctaattaaaacaacCTATAAGAGAAACAAGTGTACACAATAGTGTACACAAACTAACTATCTGTCATTTGGGAGTGTGTTTTGCaaatataattgaataaaaGTGAGAGAAATTTCGGTGTGCGTGGTAAGGTGAAAAGCAAGGCAAGCTTTTGTGAAAAGAGCATGTGCAATATTGGTGGGAATTAGAAAATTAGAGGGGATTCACGTGGCTCGCTCCGCCACTGATTACAGCACTAATTATCAATTATCAATAATGAAGTCATAGtcataactttgaaagtgaaCAAATTTACTATCCAGAAAATGAACAGACATGATGAAAAGATTCCCAACTTTGTTTTTTCCTCACAACTTGTAATATTATACTATTGTTCTTGTTTTCCTCAGCCACTTCACAACTTATTTTAATcctcacttttttttagggatattttaATCCTCACTGTCATGTgcaataattattatttgtttagAGGAGCCAAGTTTGAAAAGTAACACGAGAATCTTTAATAGAGATAATAAttgaaaacaaataatttagcaTCTTCATCTTCCTAAAGCAAACTTTGATTCATATCCTCACTGTCCAAACTTTGATTCATTTCTGTTCACTTACCTGCAAAATGACTGATGTTTTACTTGGAACTGTGATTCAAATCCTCGGATCTTTTGTTCGAGAGGAGCTTTCGACCTTTTTGGGTGTTGGAGAATTGACACAAAAGTTATGTGGAAATCTCACCGCAATTCGTGCTGTCCTTCAAGATGCCGAAGAGAAGCAAATAACAAGCCGTGTTGTGAAAGATTGGCTGCAGAAGCTAACTGATGTTGCCTATGTTCTTGATGATATATTGGATGATTGTACAATAACATCAAAAGCACATGGAGACAACAAGTGGATCACCCGTTTTCATCCTAAGAAGATTTTGGCTCGTTGGCATATTGGAAAGAGGATGAAGGAGGTTGCTAAAAAGATTGATGTTATTGCTGAAGAAAGGATCAAGTTTGGATTGCAAGCGGTAGTCATGGAGGATCGCCAACGAGGAGATGATGAATGGCGCCAAACTACTTCAGTCGTCACTGAACCGAAAGTATATGGAAGAGACCGTGACAGAGAGCAAGTTGTTGAGTTTCTTCTAAGTCATGTTGTGGATAGTGAAGAACTCTCTGTCTATTCCattgttggtgttggtgggCAAGGAAAAACAACACTTGCTCAAGTGGTGTTCAATGATGAAAGGGTAGATACACACTTTAACTTGAAAATATGGGTGTGTGTTTCTGAGGATTTTAATATGATGAAAGTTTTGCAGTCCATCATAGAATCCACCGATGGAAAAAATCCAGATCTCTCGTCTTTAGAATCAATGCAAAAGAAggttaaaaatattttgcaaaataaaagatATCTACTTGTTCTTGATGATGTGTGGAATGAAGACCAAGAGAAATGGAATCAGTTCAAGTATTTTCTGCAACGTGGAAATGGCACGAAAGGTGCATCAGTTTTGGTCACAACCAGACTTGACATTGTTGCATCAATCATGGGAACTTATCCTGCTCATCATTTGTTAGGCTTATCTGATGATGCCATCTGGTATTTGTTTAAACAAAAAGCTTTTGAAACAAATAGAGAAGAGCGTGCAGAGCTTGTGGCAATAGGCAAGGAGTTAGTGAGAAAATGTGTGGGTTCGCCTCTTGCCGCCAAAGTACTAGGAAGTCTTTTGCGCTTTAAAAGTGAGGAACATCAATGGCTTTCTGTAAAGGACAGTAAGTTTTGGAGCTTATCCGAGGACAATCCTATCATGTCTGTTTTGAGACTCAGCtactttaatttgaaattatCACTGAGGCCGTGTTTTACTTTTTGTGCGGTTTTTCCTAAGGATTTTGAAATGGTGAAGGAAGCACTGATCCATCTTTGGTTGGCTAATGGATTCATCTCTTCCGTTGGAAATTTAGAGGTGGAGCATGTTGGTCAAGAAGTGTGGAATGAATTATATGCGAGATCATTTTTTCAAGAAGTAAAAACTGATAAAAAGGGTGAGGTTACATTCAAAATGCATGATTTAATTCATGATTTAGCTCAGTCCATTACAGGAGAAGAATGTATGGCTTTCGATGATAAAAGCTTGACTAAGTTGTCTGGTAGAGTTCACCATATAAGTTGTTCCtttattaatttgaataaaCCATTCAACTACAACACCATCCCTTTTAAGAAAGTTGAATCTTTGCGAACTTTTCTTGAGTTTGATATGTCCCTTCCTAATTCAGCTATGTTGCCATCAATACCTTCTCTTAGAGCATTGCGTACATGTTCTTCGCAACTTTCGACACTAAAGAGTTTAACACATCTGAGGTACTTGGAAATTTGTAGCAGTTATATCTATACCTTGCCTGAGTCTGTTTGTAGTTTGCAGAATTTGCAAATACTGAAACTTGTTAATTGTCCATATCTTTGTATTCTTCCCGAAAAATTGACACAACTTCAAGACCTCAGGCATCTCGTGATTAAAGATTGCAATTCATTATATTCAATGCCTTCGAAAATCAGTAAGTTAacttctctcaaaactttaAGCATTTTCATTGTGGTTTTGAAGGAGGGGTTTGGTTTAGCAGAGTTAAATGACTTACAACTAGGAGGCAGGCTACACATCAAAGGCCTTGAGAATGTATCTAGTGAATGGGATGCTAAAGAAGCTAATTTGATTGGTAAAAAGGAGTTAAATCGCTTGTACTTGTCATGGGGTAGTCACGCTAATTCGCAGGGTATTGATACTGATGTTGAGCAAGTACTTGAAGCCCTTGAGCCTCACACTGGTCTCAAGGGTTTTGGGATTGAGGGTTATGTGGgaatacattttccacattggATGAGAAATGCATCTATTTTGGAAGGCTTGGTCAATATTACATTCTACAACTGTAACAACTGTCAGTGGCTGCCTCCAGTTGGTAAATTACCTTGTTTAACCACTCTTTATGTATATGGAATGAGAGATTTAAAGTACATTGATGATGACATATATGAATCTACATCCAAGAGGGCTTTCATTTCATTGAAGAATTTAACTCTGCATGATTTACCAAACTTAGAGAGGATGTTGAAAGCTGAAGGCGTAGAGATGCTACCACAACTTTCCTACTTAAACATTTCAAATGTTCCCAAGTTGGCATTGCCATCCCTTCCATCTATTGAACTCCTTGATGTTGGTGAATTAAAATATTGGTCCGTGCTTCGATATCAAGTTGTAAATTTATTCCCAGAGAGAATTGTGTGTAGTATGCATAATCTTAAATTACTTATCATTTTCAACTTCAATAAACTCAAGGTATTACCTGATGATCTTCACTCTCTTAGTGTCCTTGAGGAGCTTCACATTTCAAGGTGTGATGAACTTGAGTCTTTTTCGATGCATGCATTACAAGGTATGATTTCTCTTCGAGTTTTGACCATTGATAGTTGTCATAAATTAATATCCTTGTCAGAAGGTATGGGAGACTTGGCTAGTCTTGAGAGACTTGTAATCCAAAGTTGTCCACAACTTATTTTACCAAGTAATATGAACAAACTAACTTCCCTTCGTCAAGTGGTAATTTCGTGCTACAGTGGAAACAGCCGGATGTTACAGGGCTTAGAAGTTATCCCCTCCCTACAAAATTTGACTCTATCATACTTTAATCACTTGCCGGAATCATTGGGAGCCATGACTTCTCTTCAAAGAGTAGAAATCATTTCGTGTACAAATGCAAAGTCGCTACCAAATAGCTTTCAAAATCTCATAAACTTGCATACATTGCTTATTGTTGGATGTTCTAAGTTGGAGAAACGATGCAAGAAAGGAACTGGGGAAGATTGGCAAAAGATAGCTCACGTTCCTGAATTGGAGTTAATTGCAAAAAAAACATACTATAGTAATATACTGAATCCCTTGCTTATTTCATCTTTGTCtttatgtagcaccgacacttttCTTTTAAGGCTTATCCCGATGTCTCACACTTACACCGGAACGACGTATGTAGTTACATTGAATCACTTGActtctattttctcaaattattatcagtgtctAATGTTTGTGTTAGTATCGTGTCTAATTAATATCCATGTGTCACTCGGTGCTTCATAGATCATGTTTTTCTCCCAAATGTATGATGATTTCTGACATATTGAAACTCTTGATGCAGTGCGTAATTGGAAGGAGGAAGATAGAAATATTTTGCGCCATCGTTATCAGGCTATCGAGATATCTTCGAGGAATGAGTTTCAATGTATAGTTGATGCATTGTGAATGAACTTAATGGGATATATAGATAACAATCGTATATATGCATATTGTAGATTGAACTTATGATAGAGTAGTTCTAAACATGCATATTGTGCAGATGTGCATTATATAGATAGATTCAGGATGAAATATAATCATAGAAAGATGtaaattatttataagatcAACACACTTGGGTCTTATCATTAATTGTTGTTCCTACTCAGAAGCACTGTGGTCTTCAATTGTTGATTTTAAGAATCATCGTTGACATATTATCATTTCATCAATGTAGCTAGTTTTGATTTGTACTGATATTTGATGCAAGTGAAATGTAACTAATTGGTTATTTCATCAATGAcctttaaacttatttttataaatatcggTATCCAACCCTAAAATCGACTTATCTGAAGGATTTAATTCCATCGTCCACTTGTTAGACCTCATTTAGGCGGTGTTTGGTACAAGAGAATTTTCAAAGAGAGAGTTACCTATTTTCAATTTATcattagggttaatggtgttttaccccccctgtaatatatgtcattttttgttttccccctgtaaaatatagtcgattttttggaataccctcctaataggtcataaaaaaacgaaaaaattctccaaaaaataataaagtcgtttttttatgacctattaggggtattccagaaaaaaaaatattttacaggggggtaaataaaaaaaaaaaattacagggggaataccaaaaatgacctatattacaaagggtaaagcaccattaacccttatcATTAAATTTGTCATAATGCTCTTCAAATACATTATATTTACCTCCTTCCAAATACATTATAcataaataatgttattttatatcatttcaatattaattttttcaaaaatacattaaagattttttatcctatttattTGTATCacctgaattttttttctttctaacatTTAGATCCTCTATCTTTTAAAGCCTATACAAgttaatcatttttatattaaaaaaaaatgatttggcTAACCTCATaagattattaataataattttattgttaaataatttattttactaaaaaataatttcgGTGTTGTGGAATGAAAGGAATGATAGGATTTTTAGAAATAGACAAACTAATTTGCCACAAATGCTAGATAAAGTGAAATCAACTTCTTTGTGGTGGTTAAAGGCTAGCAATGCTGTATTTAGTTTTGGTACTCATCACTGGTGGTCAAGCCCGCTTTTATGTCCAGGTATTGACTAATTtggttgtaattttgtttggacCTTGACATTTTCGTGATTgtttggcacaccttgtgcggtaACAATTACGGTGTCCgtgttaatatatctcatttttgtttcttcaaaaaaaaaattattttactaaaaaacccaaaaaaaaaataaaaatacaacattCATCTTCAATCTTCTTCATCGACTTTCACCACACTAATCACAAAACCTCCCGATTTCTATGGATCACCATGTGGAATTGAAATCTCACATAGCAAGCAAGAAAcagtgaaaaatataaattgagtgagaaatttgttatttttctggTTTCACTGAAAAACCAAATCCAATCTGCAGAGTGCATCTATACCTATTATTAAAGGCAAAACATGGAtttggtgtagcctattttTACTGCATAAAATACTCTTcactatttttgttttaattttcttttttctgaattcagtttttattttgacGTTAAATTTAGTTTTGCCTCAAATATCTTCAATTGGGATCAAAGTAACTTAAACTGGCCGCAGTATTTATCATAATTAAGTCAGAGACAAATCGCAACCAACTTTTTTTAGAGGACAAATTGCAAACTATTGTCCATCCCAATTCCAACATTCCATCCTACCACCACAATATTCTGCGATTATATGCTAATGGGTCATGCTCTTCATCTATTTAAAACTACTCCACAtaatcattttccaaaaaaaaaaaaaaaatcgaaaacgAAAATtgaactgattttttttaagagatgaaATGGTTTTTAATGGGGGACAGAAGTTAGAGACGGAAAAGATATGAGAAATGGGAAGGTGATGACATTTTCCTTGCCACAAGCAAAGTCAGCGACGGAATGGAGCGGCAGCCTGTATGGATTTGCTCTTCGACTttttgatgggataaaaccgcaagtgcacggtcttaccgaagtagtaataaaaatatcgttccgacagagagttatgaattcaattatcttttaacaatgattagaattaaagttTAAAAGATTGTAAGTtgtatttttgaataattaaaagaaaataacaataataaaataaaagaggtgccttgagattattggttcatctaattgacaagtccttcacaaaccaaactattaaacttataacataatataaccttatgttagaccaaACTTCTAAatacagtttctcttttgttcctctagaaaccaagcctatttcgctgacttgattactattagattttggtcctaagtgGCAACCAAGTctattttgctgacttgatcacaatttagaatccttgaagttccaaactatatgtctcaaagattgtaaagactatttcgctacctttacaatctttgtctaaattcacttgtttgaatatcaaagctccactttcgttttatgaattgatatttgagatgatggattaacaattatcaaaccctccactttcgtttccatagtttgataatggttaattcatgttaaagcggtgaatttagattagagattagggttacataagattaaggtttaaagcttggtttgattaggattatgtcgtttagacttatccaacaatcccaagacaagaagaagtctactcactaacgttcattgtagacatagaagagaagaagaagaagaagaacataaaataaaggtgaacttttattcaaagaacaattgtcacttattatttccgagaacaaaagatgaatatttgtgatggctagctactctatttatagtttacattcgacttaaaatctaagcaatcactagaatgttccacaagtaaactaaaacagagtagcttaaaatctaagcaaaagcaacaaaagtaactctggagggtggcacggtcgtgccaatgctagcacgggccgtgccaagcttctgactttgggggagacatatttttgtctccgaatcttcgtattttcgtactgaatcagctccaagtccctttcttttgctccaagactcaacccatccaatattcgttcctgaaatataataaaatgcaatttgtagtaaactatctcaaaaaagaaataatactaatataaaataaacttaaatctaattaaaactaaactaaataacatataaaaaaggataataaatgactcatcacttcTGCACACTTATTTCACTAATTCctttgtttcttatttttgtgTTCCTTCTATGATGAGATCAAAAGTTCACTAAGCATGTGGAaggaaacctataaaaaaaatgcatgaaaaatgaatattttattcatttaatccCAAGTCAGCATCATATTTTCTAATTGAATAATTTCTTCTATGAGCTATATTATTCTCACTGCTTTGGTATTAACTAATTGAAGATTTATGGCTTAAATCTCTATGATTCATCATTGCATAATTTGATACATGAATTGGAGTACTAAGTCACAAGCTGCTCAAGGGACAATTTCGTTGGTTTTTATTGTTTCCAAAGTAGAGAATTATTTTGATTCCTGGTACTAGCTCACCAAAGACCAAACAAAACGTGATTTTTAAATGTCACAACCATTCAGGTCAATTCCAATGAAGATAAATGAGGCTGGTTCATAACGGTTTTAGAATTAAATGTGGCAGTTTGATAGTAATTACTACACTTAAAGGTGGCAGCTTGCAACGGTTTTGGAATTTGTTTGGAGCAgtttttatcaattgaaaatGAAGATAACAAATAAGTCACGTTAATTCTCAAAGAATAATTTTagtgatttatttttagaataattgTAAGGCTAGtatgtcatttatttcttttctttagaataatattaggtgtattttaatttattagtgtCCATTGAGATACTTGCAACAAGTGCTctataaattgtaagtttctctatgaaatagaaaaaagttgaatattatagaattttacacatatgtgtattgagagctttgtctcttgtggttctggattgaaccaaccttgatcttatcaagaaatcatatttcttgtggcgatcctcgcatccatagacttatcactttcttggattagaaagtgtggcgtccctgtctatccattccatttcttcatcttttagtcttttcaccatttccaccaacaatattcattaatttgcttCCGACGGCTCTGTGGCACTCATCATTCTATAAGGTATAGTTGCTGACATGTGAATTGATTGGTAATTATTCTTCTTACATGCATGTAGTGattattcttcattttcttccaaaaaaaatttttttttttttttttgggtacattTTCTTCCATAATTTATTTAGTAACTACATAGAATTTGGTAATTTCCACTGATAATAACCACCACTTAGAGGTGAAACGAAGGCACAACTGATGTGTGCTCTCAATCAAATATTGTGGCACACGACAATATCGTCGTTGCGGCGGAAAAGAGAGGCACACAATTTGATCAATGTAAGAAGGAGCGTCGACGCTAGAGAGGTTTGTGACAATGATGTCCCTTATCGTAATTCTTCTTTCTCTTAATCATCTCTTCCTCTCCTTTCTCTAACTATCTATATAATATTCTTTGTTTGTCTCTTTTCACATCAACCACCGTAAAAATTAAGGTTttctttttagttattttttcatgttgaaatttatacttatttattcaatttagttttgattctgattaattgtttttagttgttttttagATCAATCATTTTGTTGTAATCATTCATGAATTTGTGTCCAATTTGcattctcatgtgattcaattATTGTTGTTGAGACACTGAGTTCATGTATGTTTGCTTTCTGATGGTCCAATTTTGCTAGACGCACTGATAGGATCAATGTCATAGCCAACTGTGTTGAAATGAGTTGTTGACAATTGAATCaaacaatatttaaatattactgTTTAATGTTCTATGTAGAACTTGGAACCCTTTATGacaataattatataaaaaaatagtattgtgaTATGCTTTCACTTCCTTAGAAAAGTACCCCATAATAGAGGCAGTTAACGTTGTAAATGGCAGCagttatttgaattttgaaaaccTTTTCAAAACTCATAAGCATACAGTGGTGCACCgtcaatgaaataaaaaatgggaGAGATGAAAGATCCAAAATGGGTGAGTAACTACATCGATATGAAAAAGAGTGTATTCCATCACAAAAACCACAGGGTGATTTATTCCTCCTTTTTAGCATGGAGTAATTTGTTTCTAATGTTAGTAAAACAAAATGAAGTTTAGGAATTGATATACAATTGgttcatttttaatatatatggaCTGTCAATACACGTTTAAGAACGCAAAAGCCCTCCAGAAGGGCTACTAGAGCCCTAGGCGCGTCCCCTTAAAGGCGCCGTCTCAACAGGCTTCTAGAAGCACCTAGATCACTCAAAAGTGACGTAGGGCCCAAGTTATAACTTTGTTCTTAAGTAACGGAAATACAAGTCTAAGAaaggctataaatacccctCTTGAAAACATTCTTAAGACATGACCAAAACAGACTAAACCCTAGCTTTGGATATTTTTTTCTCACTGATTGAAAACATAGCAATCAATTCTGGATATTTTTTGTGCAACTTACCATGATACAAATTGGAATGCCTTGCTTTGCAGAGGTAAATTTTAAGCTACAAGACATCCATTGATGTAGTGGTCAAAAAGTTGCATGCTAATAACTCATTACATGCCTAAACAACGATGGTTGTGATAGATAAGTAAGGTTAGCTTAAATTGTAGATCGAGAACTACAGACGAAGTCGATGAACGTGTGGCAGAGTTCGGCAAGACACctttttggtgtagcctattttCTTTCCCGTGTCTTTCGGCATATGTTCGACGCGACAAATAAAATTGGGTAACAGAGAGGAAGAGAATAATACACCTTTTTTTGTATTATTCATTCTAACCCCACTTCTCTCTGCAACAATCATTTTTATGGTGTGCTTAGTTCTTCCCTTTTTATGTACATCATTTGTGCTATGGGTTGgtcttaatttttcttcttctattgtttattttaatttccctTCATTGATTATTTACAACATATGTACCTACTTAACTATGttcttctctaaaaaaaaaagtaaactatGTTCTCTATTTATTCTTGAGTTGACAGCATCAGGGAGTGTTTAACACGCTTTTACAATGATATTAAGTAATGGAAGTCCATCTGGGGTTTGAAAGGATGCTCAACGCTAAGAATGACATGAGTTGAGGAACATCAAAGATGATAAGGTTCACatcagtgtttttttttttgccatcaCTTTGTATGTACTTTTCTAATTTGCATAAGCATTTGGTTCAAAACTTGCTGAACAAAAGGTTCCTAAATGAATTTAGGAGGCTTTTACTCAATTATGGTTGAGTTATGCACAAAATATGAACTGGTCATATGGGGTTTTGCACCAGCAGGCAGAAGTTATGTACATATAGCTAATAGTTTTGTTTGTTAGTGACGTCTATGTTGGATCTTTGTTATCATAGCTTCTCATCACAatctttaaaatcataaatggttTAAATTTATATTGCTTGAGTCATACTTTATTGGGTTTGAATTGAAGAAGTTTTGTTTCGGGGTCATTCACAATGTTCCAGTCAAAGAGAGACAGTATTCCACGCTAAAAATATGTGATTTCTTTAGATAAATAGGTATTCTGTTGTAGATCTATgtttgtataattgttactatatGCAATTACATACTTCAAATTCTATTAGGTTATTGGTAAATGTATGaaaatatctataaaaaaaaatggtaatttaAAGCATAATCGAAATTAcagaaaaatattgtttcaaatttttacACATAAGCGCAGTAGAAAAGTTAAGTGGCTAATGttgatttaaatatatttttctttcaaattttgttgaTCATTTTGGATTAAAGCTCAGGTGATGAAGTTGATTTAACGATATAAGTTGAGAGAGCTGCTTCTTCTGATTCAATTACATGGAAATAATTAGTATCATGCAAAGTTTATATGGTTCAACATGTTTTCATATATACAAGActatattgttattgttatgcATGAAGTGATGATCATAA belongs to Medicago truncatula cultivar Jemalong A17 chromosome 6, MtrunA17r5.0-ANR, whole genome shotgun sequence and includes:
- the LOC120575903 gene encoding putative disease resistance protein RGA1 translates to MTDVLLGTVIQILGSFVREELSTFLGVGELTQKLCGNLTAIRAVLQDAEEKQITSRVVKDWLQKLTDVAYVLDDILDDCTITSKAHGDNKWITRFHPKKILARWHIGKRMKEVAKKIDVIAEERIKFGLQAVVMEDRQRGDDEWRQTTSVVTEPKVYGRDRDREQVVEFLLSHVVDSEELSVYSIVGVGGQGKTTLAQVVFNDERVDTHFNLKIWVCVSEDFNMMKVLQSIIESTDGKNPDLSSLESMQKKVKNILQNKRYLLVLDDVWNEDQEKWNQFKYFLQRGNGTKGASVLVTTRLDIVASIMGTYPAHHLLGLSDDAIWYLFKQKAFETNREERAELVAIGKELVRKCVGSPLAAKVLGSLLRFKSEEHQWLSVKDSKFWSLSEDNPIMSVLRLSYFNLKLSLRPCFTFCAVFPKDFEMVKEALIHLWLANGFISSVGNLEVEHVGQEVWNELYARSFFQEVKTDKKGEVTFKMHDLIHDLAQSITGEECMAFDDKSLTKLSGRVHHISCSFINLNKPFNYNTIPFKKVESLRTFLEFDMSLPNSAMLPSIPSLRALRTCSSQLSTLKSLTHLRYLEICSSYIYTLPESVCSLQNLQILKLVNCPYLCILPEKLTQLQDLRHLVIKDCNSLYSMPSKISKLTSLKTLSIFIVVLKEGFGLAELNDLQLGGRLHIKGLENVSSEWDAKEANLIGKKELNRLYLSWGSHANSQGIDTDVEQVLEALEPHTGLKGFGIEGYVGIHFPHWMRNASILEGLVNITFYNCNNCQWLPPVGKLPCLTTLYVYGMRDLKYIDDDIYESTSKRAFISLKNLTLHDLPNLERMLKAEGVEMLPQLSYLNISNVPKLALPSLPSIELLDVGELKYWSVLRYQVVNLFPERIVCSMHNLKLLIIFNFNKLKVLPDDLHSLSVLEELHISRCDELESFSMHALQGMISLRVLTIDSCHKLISLSEGMGDLASLERLVIQSCPQLILPSNMNKLTSLRQVVISCYSGNSRMLQGLEVIPSLQNLTLSYFNHLPESLGAMTSLQRVEIISCTNAKSLPNSFQNLINLHTLLIVGCSKLEKRCKKGTGEDWQKIAHVPELELIAKKTYYMRNWKEEDRNILRHRYQAIEISSRNEFQCIVDAL